One Nostoc sp. UHCC 0302 DNA window includes the following coding sequences:
- a CDS encoding anti-sigma regulatory factor, which produces MLSAMQQDHLTVKSELKLLNQVQQWFDQFCRQHLSQLGWSPTQLSCLKLALAEGFTNAVRHAHHALPPETTIEIDICLWIDRLEIKIWDHGKPFNPDAIAEPEPGTLQVGGYGWFLLRRLADRVVYERGADGRNCLLIVKYFVEGQQ; this is translated from the coding sequence ATGCTTAGCGCAATGCAGCAAGACCATCTGACGGTGAAGAGCGAACTCAAGCTCCTAAACCAAGTACAACAATGGTTTGATCAATTTTGTCGGCAACATTTGTCTCAACTCGGCTGGTCACCAACCCAACTTTCTTGCCTCAAATTAGCATTAGCAGAAGGTTTTACCAACGCTGTTCGTCATGCCCATCACGCTTTACCACCGGAAACAACCATAGAAATTGACATTTGTCTATGGATTGACCGATTAGAAATTAAAATTTGGGATCACGGAAAACCTTTCAATCCTGATGCGATCGCCGAGCCAGAACCAGGTACTTTGCAAGTAGGTGGATATGGATGGTTTCTCCTGCGGCGTTTGGCTGACCGTGTTGTCTACGAACGTGGTGCGGATGGTAGAAATTGTCTACTCATAGTTAAATACTTTGTAGAAGGACAACAGTAA
- a CDS encoding CO2 hydration protein codes for MVQTPDRPVTKLPPSTHEFAEVIHRLEAGGSMLPDTPENLMQIIGIYKAYAVPMDFYWRDLLYIAERVFLEPLPLFKYFLPEEYLERHNHYAGDDADLRIWRGKATAHPELLAFIEKGETFKMPKLLHHLFHDRINMEFAEACMRAMLWHRQMYTPVNQFDAYLDSEEYKANADRAIRAYFQGNPLMLGLYKLFPDMFLEQCRQMSYYANLGLFWEVMAPVFFEMSDIYDEGGFKGVPDAMNFLVNGIFAIAGRPIYHHVYIRGECYEIIPKSKGFTWLYEAALPYVEAVFYRTAPFRGTKSYNAQAGQVPDKQEDFHYGILYADVFPVGTAGIPPTLLMQDMLHFLPEYLVEYYKKYCRSEDDMLIQLGVTFQRSMYNVTSAVIQALRTALLYPLDDPNPKHLQANREFFEMQLNRFCRPEYGMRDAARLRDIQRQDYR; via the coding sequence ATGGTACAAACTCCAGATAGACCTGTAACTAAATTACCTCCTTCTACACATGAATTTGCAGAAGTAATTCATCGCTTGGAAGCTGGCGGTTCCATGTTACCGGATACGCCAGAAAACCTCATGCAAATTATCGGTATTTATAAAGCTTATGCAGTGCCGATGGATTTTTATTGGCGTGACTTGCTTTATATTGCCGAACGCGTATTTTTAGAACCGTTGCCTTTATTTAAATATTTCTTGCCCGAAGAGTATTTAGAGCGCCACAATCACTATGCAGGTGATGATGCAGATTTGCGAATTTGGCGTGGTAAAGCAACTGCCCACCCCGAACTTTTGGCATTTATAGAAAAGGGTGAAACTTTCAAAATGCCAAAGTTATTACATCACTTGTTTCACGATCGCATCAACATGGAATTTGCCGAAGCTTGTATGCGGGCTATGCTTTGGCATCGTCAGATGTACACGCCAGTGAATCAATTTGATGCTTATTTGGATAGCGAAGAGTACAAAGCCAATGCAGACAGGGCAATTAGGGCATACTTTCAAGGTAATCCCCTCATGCTGGGACTCTACAAGCTATTTCCAGATATGTTTTTAGAACAGTGCCGCCAGATGTCTTACTACGCTAATCTGGGCTTGTTCTGGGAAGTCATGGCTCCAGTTTTCTTTGAAATGTCAGACATCTATGACGAAGGTGGATTTAAAGGCGTCCCCGATGCCATGAATTTCTTGGTGAATGGAATTTTTGCGATCGCAGGCCGTCCCATTTACCACCATGTTTATATTCGAGGCGAATGCTACGAAATTATCCCCAAATCCAAAGGCTTTACTTGGCTTTACGAAGCAGCATTACCCTACGTCGAAGCTGTCTTTTATCGTACTGCTCCTTTTCGGGGAACAAAATCTTACAATGCTCAAGCGGGTCAAGTACCTGATAAGCAGGAAGATTTCCACTATGGTATTCTCTATGCCGATGTATTTCCTGTTGGTACAGCAGGCATTCCACCAACACTGTTAATGCAAGATATGTTGCATTTTTTGCCAGAATATCTTGTTGAGTACTACAAAAAATATTGCCGCAGTGAAGACGATATGTTGATTCAGTTGGGAGTTACTTTCCAGCGGTCAATGTACAATGTCACATCTGCGGTAATTCAAGCTTTGCGAACTGCACTTTTATATCCTTTAGATGACCCAAATCCCAAGCATTTACAAGCCAATCGAGAATTTTTTGAAATGCAATTAAATCGTTTTTGTCGTCCTGAATATGGTATGCGTGATGCGGCTCGTCTGCGAGATATTCAGCGACAGGATTATCGCTAG
- a CDS encoding manganese catalase family protein, translated as MFFHKKEPIHAVNVREANPRFAQLLLEQFGGATGELSAALQYWVQSFHVENAGIRDMLQDIAIEEFSHLEMVGKLIEAHTKNTDQTEAYKSTLFAVRGIGPHFLDSQGNAWTANYLNEGGDVVRDLRANIAAEAGARQTYEELIKLATDQGTQETLVHLLTREISHTQMFMKALDSLGKLTDPFFGNIKPDETVALYYNLSTNGNGTDERGPWNSEPTFKYIANPLESKS; from the coding sequence ATGTTTTTTCACAAAAAAGAGCCGATTCATGCAGTAAACGTTCGTGAAGCAAACCCTCGTTTTGCTCAGTTACTTCTAGAGCAGTTCGGTGGAGCGACAGGAGAACTTAGTGCAGCGCTGCAATATTGGGTACAATCCTTCCACGTCGAAAATGCTGGAATTCGAGATATGCTCCAAGACATTGCTATCGAAGAATTTAGCCATTTAGAAATGGTAGGTAAACTCATCGAAGCTCATACTAAAAATACAGATCAAACAGAAGCTTACAAAAGTACTCTCTTTGCTGTACGCGGAATTGGCCCCCATTTTCTAGATAGCCAGGGTAACGCCTGGACTGCAAATTACTTGAATGAAGGTGGAGATGTAGTACGTGATTTGAGAGCTAATATTGCAGCTGAAGCTGGCGCTCGTCAAACTTACGAAGAGTTAATTAAGTTGGCGACAGATCAGGGAACTCAAGAGACTTTGGTTCATCTCTTAACACGGGAAATTTCTCATACCCAGATGTTTATGAAAGCTCTAGATTCACTGGGTAAGTTGACAGATCCATTCTTTGGTAATATCAAGCCTGATGAAACTGTTGCCCTTTACTACAATCTATCTACGAACGGAAATGGTACTGATGAGCGAGGCCCTTGGAATTCTGAGCCTACATTTAAATACATCGCTAACCCACTAGAAAGCAAATCCTAA
- a CDS encoding DUF3891 family protein — protein MIVNATPTGWEVIYHRAHALLAAQLAGQWRRKDAPARLYETLAAISHHDDLEKEWEEDSLTEAGAPKDFTLSTNQDVEIGIKKLADLAKNARYRGRWVALLISMHISRLNEPSRGKFPKLDKLLDEQLQNQQHWREELGIEKEEVDAAYAFMQWCDRLSLILCQQELPADERFLEISKGPDGERYDIMQRSDNLVVVKPWPFENDKFTVNVEATSLSQVKFENNAELAQTLQQAPIKILEWTFVKS, from the coding sequence GTGATTGTTAACGCTACACCAACTGGTTGGGAAGTTATTTATCACCGCGCTCATGCTTTGTTAGCCGCTCAACTAGCAGGACAGTGGCGACGTAAAGATGCGCCAGCAAGGTTATATGAAACGCTAGCTGCAATTTCTCATCACGATGACTTAGAAAAAGAGTGGGAAGAGGACAGTCTTACTGAAGCAGGTGCGCCCAAGGACTTTACTCTTAGCACAAATCAGGATGTAGAGATTGGTATTAAGAAATTGGCTGATTTGGCAAAGAATGCTCGCTACCGGGGACGGTGGGTGGCTCTATTAATTTCCATGCACATCAGCCGTTTAAATGAGCCAAGCCGGGGTAAGTTTCCAAAACTAGACAAGCTGCTAGATGAGCAACTTCAAAATCAGCAACATTGGCGCGAAGAACTAGGGATTGAAAAAGAGGAAGTTGATGCTGCCTATGCATTTATGCAATGGTGCGATCGCCTTTCTCTTATCCTCTGTCAGCAAGAACTACCTGCCGATGAGCGTTTTTTAGAAATTAGTAAAGGCCCTGACGGTGAGCGCTATGACATTATGCAGCGCAGTGATAATTTAGTTGTTGTCAAACCCTGGCCTTTTGAGAACGATAAATTTACGGTCAACGTCGAAGCCACCAGCTTGTCCCAGGTAAAATTTGAGAACAATGCCGAACTGGCTCAAACACTTCAGCAAGCTCCTATCAAAATACTGGAGTGGACATTTGTAAAGAGCTAG
- a CDS encoding cytochrome b6 — translation MANVYDWFEERLEIQAIAEDVTSKYVPPHVNIFYCLGGITLTCFLIQFATGFAMTFYYKPTVTEAYSSVQYIMNEVNFGWLIRSVHRWSASMMVLMMILHTFRVYLTGGFKKPRELTWISGVILAVITVSFGVTGYSLPWDQVGYWAVKIVSGVPEAIPVVGVLISDLLRGGSSVGQGTLTRYYSAHTFVLPWLIAVFMLFHFLMIRKQGISGPL, via the coding sequence ATGGCTAACGTTTATGACTGGTTTGAGGAACGCTTGGAGATTCAGGCGATCGCTGAAGACGTAACCAGCAAGTATGTCCCTCCCCATGTCAATATCTTTTACTGTCTGGGTGGAATTACCCTAACTTGCTTTCTCATCCAGTTTGCCACTGGATTTGCCATGACATTCTACTACAAGCCAACAGTCACCGAAGCTTACTCCTCGGTGCAGTACATCATGAATGAAGTCAACTTCGGCTGGCTAATTCGCTCCGTCCACCGCTGGTCTGCCAGCATGATGGTGTTAATGATGATTTTGCACACCTTCCGGGTTTACCTGACTGGTGGTTTCAAAAAGCCCCGCGAATTGACCTGGATAAGTGGTGTGATCTTGGCAGTAATCACCGTTTCCTTTGGCGTGACTGGCTACTCTCTGCCTTGGGATCAAGTTGGCTACTGGGCTGTAAAAATCGTCAGCGGCGTACCAGAAGCAATTCCTGTAGTTGGTGTTCTAATCTCTGACCTGCTACGCGGCGGTTCTAGTGTTGGACAAGGAACACTAACTCGCTATTACAGCGCACACACCTTTGTGCTGCCTTGGTTGATTGCAGTCTTCATGCTGTTTCACTTCTTGATGATTCGCAAACAAGGTATTTCTGGGCCTTTGTAA
- a CDS encoding carbonic anhydrase has translation MKKFVSRRNLLKLGAGAVGTGVVAVGVGSELVFPQKAVAKDEMTPEQALQQLIEGNNRFVKRQRKNPNQTFTRLIEVAKGQKPFASILGCADSRVPSEIIFDQGFGDLFVCRVAGNIATPEETGSLEFGSIVLGSKVIMVLGHKRCGAVEATVKGAQVPGQIATLLAAIKPGIESVKNQPGDKVENACKANVASQIQKLKTSPLLSQLVAEKKLVIVGGYYDLDNGQVTLI, from the coding sequence ATGAAAAAATTTGTTTCAAGAAGAAATTTACTGAAGTTAGGCGCAGGAGCAGTAGGTACGGGAGTAGTAGCAGTAGGAGTAGGCTCTGAGTTAGTTTTTCCGCAAAAAGCAGTTGCCAAAGATGAGATGACTCCTGAGCAAGCACTGCAACAACTTATAGAGGGAAATAACCGATTTGTCAAAAGACAACGTAAAAATCCCAATCAAACTTTTACACGGTTAATAGAAGTTGCTAAAGGTCAGAAACCGTTTGCTTCTATTCTCGGTTGTGCAGATTCACGGGTTCCTTCGGAGATTATCTTTGATCAAGGATTTGGGGATTTATTTGTATGTCGCGTGGCTGGCAATATTGCCACGCCAGAAGAAACCGGCAGTCTGGAATTTGGCAGTATAGTATTAGGTTCAAAAGTAATTATGGTGCTAGGACATAAAAGATGTGGTGCGGTAGAAGCCACAGTCAAAGGCGCTCAAGTACCAGGTCAAATTGCGACCTTACTGGCTGCTATTAAACCTGGCATAGAATCAGTCAAAAATCAACCTGGAGACAAGGTAGAAAATGCCTGTAAAGCCAATGTTGCGTCACAAATACAAAAGTTGAAAACCTCTCCACTTCTTTCGCAGTTGGTTGCTGAGAAAAAACTAGTCATTGTTGGTGGCTATTATGATTTAGATAATGGTCAGGTCACCCTAATTTAG
- a CDS encoding pseudouridine synthase: MLVLHSLAHFIDINSVVSNLSVSYYYQGRCPHTGELLKLPRTLIAEAIAYGLMQQLAKNDCYEREGKMYGVLLVELPDGEQRVLKAFSGLLRGESLVEGWVPSIPGRDEVVLEEARTLAELDTIKQELISLKQLPERQQYETLSSEFEQQLRAMSDRHRDSKHQRHEKRLLLSQTLNGELLTTALEQLEVQSRQHGIERRQLKRQQNSTLQPLQQRILTADARIRELKQQRQALSRQLQAQMHAAYSLTNFSGESLSLQQLMPAGSIPTGTGECCAPKLLHYAATHGLKPLAMAEFWWGASSANQDKIQGQFYGACAERCQPLMGFLLSGLPDKGRGGKNHFLTASFAELPIIYEDEWLIAINKPAGLLSVPGRYLNNQDSVVSRLRHLLADGMGLNAVHRLDQETSGILLLARDSQTYRQLSQQFQERQVYKLYEAVLCGSLTIAQGAIELPLWGNPENRPYQQVNWQRGKSSLTNFRVISREGNYTRVEFMPLTGRTHQLRVHAADSLGLGIPILGDRLYGCSTSANRLHLHAREIHFEHPQLKETLRLQAKTPF, translated from the coding sequence ATGTTAGTTCTTCATTCTCTGGCACATTTTATTGACATCAATTCTGTAGTCAGTAACTTATCTGTTAGCTATTACTATCAGGGGCGTTGTCCTCATACTGGCGAACTACTGAAACTGCCTCGCACCTTAATTGCTGAAGCGATCGCTTATGGTTTGATGCAACAACTGGCAAAAAATGACTGCTATGAACGTGAAGGCAAGATGTATGGGGTATTACTCGTTGAACTGCCTGATGGCGAACAACGGGTACTCAAAGCCTTTTCCGGTCTTCTGCGTGGTGAGAGCCTAGTTGAAGGTTGGGTTCCGTCAATTCCAGGACGAGACGAAGTTGTCTTAGAAGAAGCCCGTACCTTGGCAGAACTGGATACTATCAAGCAGGAACTCATTAGCCTAAAGCAACTTCCAGAACGTCAGCAATACGAAACCTTGTCTAGTGAGTTTGAGCAGCAGTTACGAGCAATGAGCGATCGCCATCGCGATTCCAAACATCAACGTCACGAAAAACGCCTACTCCTTTCCCAAACACTTAATGGGGAGCTACTGACAACTGCTCTTGAACAACTTGAGGTACAAAGCCGTCAGCATGGAATTGAGCGAAGGCAACTTAAACGCCAGCAAAATAGTACATTGCAGCCACTCCAGCAGCGGATTTTAACGGCAGATGCACGGATTCGCGAACTAAAACAACAGCGTCAAGCACTCTCTCGTCAGCTACAAGCTCAAATGCACGCTGCCTACAGCCTGACTAATTTTTCTGGGGAATCTCTATCGCTACAACAATTGATGCCAGCAGGCTCCATACCCACTGGTACGGGGGAATGTTGTGCGCCAAAGTTACTGCATTACGCGGCGACACATGGACTTAAACCACTAGCAATGGCGGAATTTTGGTGGGGAGCTTCCTCAGCAAATCAAGACAAAATCCAGGGACAATTCTATGGAGCTTGTGCCGAGCGTTGCCAGCCATTAATGGGGTTTTTACTGTCAGGATTGCCTGACAAAGGAAGAGGGGGAAAAAATCATTTTCTCACTGCCTCTTTTGCTGAACTACCTATTATTTATGAAGATGAATGGTTGATTGCTATAAACAAACCCGCAGGATTACTATCGGTTCCAGGTCGTTATCTTAACAACCAAGATAGTGTGGTGAGTCGCTTGCGTCATTTATTAGCTGATGGCATGGGACTTAATGCTGTGCATAGGCTAGATCAGGAAACATCTGGTATTCTTTTACTGGCTCGCGATTCCCAAACTTATCGGCAACTAAGTCAGCAGTTTCAAGAGCGGCAGGTTTACAAGCTATATGAAGCTGTACTTTGCGGTTCTTTGACAATTGCTCAAGGTGCAATTGAACTACCACTGTGGGGAAATCCTGAGAATCGCCCTTATCAACAAGTTAATTGGCAGCGTGGCAAATCTAGCTTGACAAACTTCCGAGTGATATCGAGAGAAGGAAACTATACTCGTGTAGAGTTTATGCCATTAACAGGGCGCACCCATCAACTGAGGGTTCACGCTGCTGATTCACTAGGACTTGGCATACCTATTTTAGGCGATCGCCTTTATGGATGCTCTACATCTGCCAATAGATTACATTTACACGCTAGGGAAATTCACTTTGAGCATCCGCAGTTAAAAGAAACTCTCCGCTTACAGGCAAAAACGCCATTTTAA
- the ctpA gene encoding carboxyl-terminal processing protease CtpA, translated as MGFMHTKFFRLGFSLLVAVCLMLGAFIQPAAALTNEQKLLSEVWRIVNRTYLDETFNHQNWTAVRQKALEKPLQNNEAAYGAIQKMLKSLDDPFTRFLDPEQYRSLQVNTSGELTGVGLQIALNPENGRLEVVSPIAGSPADKAGIRPRDRILKIEGISTENLTLDEAAARMRGPSGSLVTLVIERDGEGETEVRVVRDRIALNPVISELRVSPQGTPIGYLRLTQFNANASMELAHAISSLEKKGAAAYILDLRNNPGGLLQAGIEIARLWLDSGTIVYTVNRQGIQGNFDAFGPALTQDPLVILVNQGTASASEILAGALQDNGRATLVGETTFGKGLIQSLFELSDGSGLAVTIAKYETPKHRDINKLGIKPDKVIPQEPINREKIGTEADLQYEAAVELLTKNS; from the coding sequence ATGGGGTTCATGCACACAAAGTTTTTTCGGCTAGGATTTTCACTGCTAGTAGCAGTTTGCTTGATGCTGGGCGCATTCATTCAACCAGCAGCAGCTTTGACTAATGAGCAAAAGCTTCTATCAGAAGTGTGGCGAATTGTCAATCGCACTTATTTGGATGAGACATTTAATCATCAAAACTGGACGGCAGTAAGACAAAAGGCTTTAGAGAAGCCACTGCAAAACAATGAAGCAGCTTACGGGGCAATTCAGAAGATGCTCAAGAGCCTTGATGACCCTTTTACCCGCTTTTTAGACCCGGAGCAGTACCGTAGTTTACAGGTTAATACTTCTGGGGAATTGACGGGGGTGGGATTGCAAATTGCTTTGAATCCAGAGAACGGTAGGTTGGAAGTGGTGTCTCCCATAGCGGGTTCACCCGCAGATAAAGCCGGAATTAGACCACGCGATCGCATTCTCAAAATTGAAGGCATTTCCACAGAAAATCTGACTCTCGACGAAGCAGCGGCTAGAATGCGCGGCCCGAGTGGTAGTCTTGTGACTTTGGTAATAGAACGAGATGGAGAGGGAGAAACGGAAGTTAGAGTTGTGCGCGATCGCATTGCTCTTAACCCTGTAATCTCAGAACTGCGGGTTTCGCCGCAGGGTACACCCATTGGCTATCTTCGCCTCACTCAATTTAATGCCAATGCCTCAATGGAATTAGCACACGCTATTTCTAGTCTAGAAAAAAAAGGTGCTGCTGCCTATATTTTGGATTTACGAAATAATCCTGGAGGGCTGTTGCAGGCAGGAATCGAAATTGCCCGTTTATGGTTAGACTCTGGCACGATAGTCTATACCGTTAATCGCCAGGGTATTCAAGGGAATTTTGATGCATTTGGCCCAGCGTTGACTCAAGACCCTCTGGTGATTTTGGTAAATCAAGGAACTGCCAGTGCTAGCGAAATTCTTGCTGGCGCACTGCAAGATAATGGTCGTGCTACTTTGGTAGGCGAAACCACTTTTGGTAAAGGCTTAATCCAATCTTTATTTGAATTGTCAGATGGTTCCGGCTTGGCGGTAACAATTGCTAAGTATGAAACACCCAAGCATCGAGATATTAACAAACTAGGTATTAAGCCAGACAAAGTGATTCCCCAAGAGCCAATTAACCGCGAAAAGATTGGCACTGAAGCGGATTTACAATATGAAGCAGCAGTGGAACTCTTGACAAAAAATTCGTAA
- a CDS encoding NADH-quinone oxidoreductase subunit M gives MLSVLIWLPIVTAAFIACLPLNIPANRIRLGALTLSGIILLWNLFLLLKFDINNPGMQLQEYLPWNETLGLSYKLGVDGISILMLILNSLLTWIAIYSSSQQTERPRLFYSLVLFVSGGVAGAFLAENLLLFFLFYELELIPFYLLISIWGGQKRGYAGIKFLIYTAVSGALILATFLGVVWLTGSSSFNYDALSTQGLSTALQIILLVGIILGFGIKIPLVPLHTWLPDAYVEASAPIAILLGGVLAKLGTYGILRFGLALFPHAWSIVAPSLAIWGAVSAIYGAVVAIAQKDIKRMVAYSSIGHMGYILLAAAASTPLALVGAVAQMFSHGIILAILFHLVGIVEAKVGSRELDKLNGLMSPIRGLPLTSALLVLGAMASAGIPGMTGFIAEFIVFQGSYSVFPIPTLLCIVATGLTAVYFVILLNRTCFGRLDSSLAYYQQVQWHEKMPALILAALIIFLGVQPTWLVRWTEPTTTAMVATIPALEKTVTPQLALKE, from the coding sequence ATGCTCAGTGTTTTGATTTGGCTCCCAATTGTGACTGCGGCTTTTATAGCCTGCTTGCCTCTAAATATTCCTGCCAATCGTATTCGTTTAGGAGCATTAACTCTTTCTGGAATAATTCTTCTCTGGAATCTTTTCCTCCTGCTGAAATTTGACATTAATAATCCAGGAATGCAGTTACAAGAGTATCTACCTTGGAACGAAACTCTTGGTTTGAGTTATAAGCTTGGAGTTGATGGAATTTCCATCTTAATGTTGATTTTAAATAGTCTGCTCACCTGGATTGCTATTTACAGTAGTAGTCAGCAGACTGAACGTCCCCGGCTTTTCTATTCCCTGGTTTTATTCGTGAGCGGCGGGGTTGCAGGTGCATTTCTGGCAGAAAATTTACTGCTATTTTTCCTGTTCTACGAACTAGAATTAATACCCTTTTATCTGCTAATTTCCATTTGGGGAGGACAAAAACGAGGCTACGCCGGGATTAAATTCCTTATATATACTGCTGTTTCTGGAGCCTTGATTCTGGCGACTTTCTTAGGTGTAGTCTGGCTAACTGGCTCCTCCAGCTTTAATTATGATGCACTTTCTACCCAAGGCCTATCAACTGCACTGCAAATCATTCTGTTAGTGGGAATAATACTAGGTTTTGGGATCAAAATTCCTCTGGTTCCCTTGCATACTTGGTTACCAGATGCTTACGTTGAAGCTTCCGCCCCGATCGCCATTCTTCTTGGCGGCGTATTGGCAAAGCTAGGAACATACGGTATTTTGCGGTTTGGACTGGCACTATTTCCCCATGCTTGGAGTATTGTTGCCCCATCTTTGGCAATTTGGGGAGCAGTAAGTGCTATTTACGGAGCTGTAGTAGCGATCGCTCAAAAAGACATCAAGCGCATGGTGGCATACAGTTCGATTGGACACATGGGTTACATTCTCTTAGCTGCCGCTGCTAGCACCCCCTTAGCACTCGTCGGTGCAGTTGCCCAAATGTTTAGCCATGGTATTATCCTCGCCATCCTCTTCCATTTGGTGGGAATCGTAGAAGCCAAGGTGGGAAGCCGCGAGTTAGATAAACTCAATGGCTTGATGAGTCCCATACGTGGTTTACCTCTCACCAGCGCTCTACTTGTTTTAGGCGCAATGGCTAGCGCAGGCATTCCAGGTATGACAGGATTTATCGCCGAATTTATTGTCTTCCAAGGCAGTTACTCTGTTTTTCCTATTCCCACTTTATTGTGCATAGTTGCAACTGGCTTAACTGCCGTCTACTTTGTCATCCTTCTCAATCGCACCTGTTTCGGCAGACTTGATAGCAGCCTTGCTTACTATCAACAAGTTCAATGGCATGAGAAAATGCCAGCCCTCATCTTGGCAGCCCTAATCATATTCTTAGGAGTACAACCTACCTGGTTAGTGCGTTGGACAGAACCGACAACTACAGCAATGGTTGCAACAATACCTGCTTTGGAAAAAACTGTAACTCCCCAACTAGCCCTTAAGGAATGA
- the petD gene encoding cytochrome b6-f complex subunit IV, with amino-acid sequence MATQKKPDLSDPTLRAKLAKGMGHNYYGEPAWPNDLLYVFPIVIMGSFAAIVALAVLDPAGTGEPANPFATPLEILPEWYLFPVFQILRSLPNKLLGVLAMASVPLGLILVPFIENVNKFQNPFRRPVATTVFLFGTLVTLWLGIGAALPLDKSLTLGLF; translated from the coding sequence ATGGCAACACAAAAAAAACCTGATCTGAGCGATCCTACGTTAAGAGCCAAACTCGCCAAAGGCATGGGCCACAACTACTATGGCGAACCTGCTTGGCCTAATGACCTACTTTACGTATTTCCAATCGTAATCATGGGTTCGTTCGCTGCTATTGTGGCTCTAGCTGTGCTAGATCCCGCTGGAACCGGTGAGCCAGCAAATCCTTTTGCCACCCCCTTGGAAATTTTGCCAGAGTGGTACTTGTTTCCTGTATTCCAGATTTTGCGATCGCTTCCTAACAAACTTTTAGGAGTGTTAGCAATGGCATCTGTACCTCTGGGCTTGATCCTCGTTCCCTTTATTGAGAACGTCAACAAGTTCCAAAACCCCTTCCGCCGTCCAGTTGCAACCACAGTGTTCCTCTTTGGCACTCTGGTGACTCTATGGCTAGGTATCGGTGCAGCCTTACCATTAGATAAGTCTCTGACCTTGGGACTTTTCTAA